The following are encoded in a window of Lates calcarifer isolate ASB-BC8 linkage group LG20, TLL_Latcal_v3, whole genome shotgun sequence genomic DNA:
- the ugt5d1 gene encoding UDP glucuronosyltransferase 5 family, polypeptide D1 produces the protein MGTMPLHRVSGILVFLSVCLISFTLPCDGGNILVFPVDGSHWVNMRILLEELHARGHNLTVIRASTSWYIAEKSPLYTSITIEMEEGLENFFDVYLQEHMRAQREGASALTFFKLTKDFLSMISEAHSLWTEALVQIFHDKNMVKSLMDSQYDLVLTDPAIAPGVVLAKYLKLPMVLNVRWITSGEGHFAIAPSPLSYIPVPGSGLTDKMNFMQRIKNILFHSIILFQQKFLVGPSYDAICDKYIEGGCDIISLLQEADIWLFRSDFVFEFPRPTMPNVVYIGGFQCKPAQPLPADLEEFVQSAGEHGVIIMTLGTLVNALPKEVADEIASVFAKMPQKVIWRHIGERPSTLGNNTLIVDWMPQKDLLGHPQIKVFVAHGGTNGVQEAIYHGVPVLGIPLFFDQYDNLLRLQERGAAKILQLGDINGRSFEQGLNEVLHQDSYRQNIQRLSRLHRDQPMTPMDQAIFWVEYVMRHKGAPHLRTEAYKMPWYSYYCVDVLLLLLTAATVMLLSVLAIFRFLCCRSRRKTKAKQH, from the exons ATGG GCACCATGCCACTGCATCGTGTGAGTGGAATATTAGTATTCCTCAGTGTCTGTCTGATTTCCTTTACACTGCCTTGCGATGGAGGGAACATCCTGGTGTTCCCTGTAGATGGCAGCCACTGGGTCAATATGAGGATCCTGCTGGAAGAGCTTCATGCCAGAGGACACAACCTCACTGTGATCAGGGCCTCCACCAGCTGGTACATCGCAGAAAAGTCTCCTCTCTACACGTCCATTACAATTGAAATGGAGGAAGGCTTAGAGAACTTTTTTGATGTGTACCTGCAGGAGCATATGAGG gcacagagagagggagcctCAGCACTTACTTTCTTCAAACTCACCAAGGATTTCCTTTCTATGATTTCTGAGGCCCATTCATTGTGGACTGAGGCCCTGGTTCAAATCTTTCATGATAAAAATATGGTCAAAAGCTTAATGGATTCCCAATATGATCTTGTTCTCACTGACCCAGCCATTGCACCAGGTGTTGTACTAGCCAAGTATCTCAAACTGCCCATGGTGCTCAATGTTCGCTGGATCACCAGCGGAGAGGGCCACTTTGCAATTGCCCCATCACCTCTCTCTTACATCCCAGTGCCAGGATCAGGCTTAACTGATAAAATGAATTTCATGCAGAGGATCAAGAACATACTTTTCCACAGCATTATACTGTTCCAGCAGAAATTCCTGGTGGGGCCGAGCTATGATGCCATCTGTGATAAATATATCGAGGGTGGATGTGACATCATCTCGCTTCTTCAAGAGGCAGACATTTGGCTGTTCAGGTCAGATTTTGTGTTCGAGTTCCCTCGGCCCACGATGCCAAATGTTGTCTACATAGGAGGTTTCCAGTGCAAACCGGCCCAGCCTCTGCCAGCAGACCTGGAGGAGTTTGTACAGAGTGCTGGGGAGCACGGAGTGATCATCATGACTCTGGGAACTTTGGTTAACGCTTTGCCCAAAGAGGTTGCAGATGAAATTGCCAGCGTCTTTGCCAAGATGCCTCAGAAG GTGATATGGAGGCACATAGGGGAGCGTCCCTCCACCCTGGGCAACAATACTCTGATAGTGGACTGGATGCCACAGAAGGACCTCCTGGGCCACCCACAGATCAAAGTCTTTGTAGCTCACGGTGGAACCAACGGAGTCCAAGAGGCCATTTACCACGGGGTCCCTGTGCTTGGCATACCCTTGTTCTTTGACCAATATGACAACCTCCTACGTTTGCAGGAAAGAGGAGCTGCAAAGATCCTCCAGCTAGGCGACATTAACGGCCGCAGTTTTGAACAAGGTCTTAACGAAGTGCTCCATCAGGACAGCTACAGACAGAACATCCAAAGACTATCACGTTTGCACAGAGATCAGCCAATGACACCAATGGATCAGGCCATCTTCTGGGTGGAATATGTCATGCGCCACAAAGGGGCTCCACACCTGCGTACAGAGGCTTATAAGATGCCCTGGTACTCATACTACTGTGTAGATGTACTGCTACTGTTGCTGACTGCAGCAACTGtaatgctgctctctgttttggCAATTTTCAGGTTTCTGTGCTGCAGAAGTAGAAGAAAGACCAAAGCCAAACAACACTAA